A window of Pullulanibacillus sp. KACC 23026 genomic DNA:
TGTTCTGCGGGCAAAGTGTGTGAATCTTATTGAGCGAGCTTATGGCTTGGTAAGAATTCTTTTTTTGATAAAGATCGTGAACCTGTTTCCAAAGCGTCAGAGATTGATGAATGTCTTTAAAATATTGTTTCTCATAAGACGAGAAGTCTAGTCCAGTCGTGTCCTTAAAGGCTTGATTAAAGCTTTTGTTTTGAAGCTTCAAGAGGAGCTTATTTATCGTATCGCTCCCATTTTTATTCATCATATAACTGACAAAAATGGCACTTTGGTTATAAGGACTGTAATGACCATTAGAGGTATAGCTTTTCCAATTTAACGGATTGGTTAGCTTTTCGAATGGAACCAGTTTACTGCCTTCAAGTCTTTCCTCTGTTAATGGGGTCCCAACACTTCGGTCTGCTGTATAACTTGCCAGGCCTTCAACTAACCAAACAGGAATATCTGACAGCTTAATGTGATGCTCTCGACTAAATTGATATAAAAGATAATGATTATATTCGTGAGCACTCATTTTTATCGTATTCTGATTGTCATAATTTGAACTTGTTTTATTGGTATCCGAAAGTTCTATTGTAAGACGGTTTTCTTTAGGGATAAAATAACCGTACGAGTCTACAAAATAACCACTATCTTTTTTTATAAGTGAATGATTCGGATAGAAAACCACAGTTAGAGAGCCTGTTGACACATTATTAAAGAATTCCTGATTGTCTTTCTGTTCGACTTCTATACCTTGATTATAGGCATTTAGAATGTCTTGATTGGGGCTAAATTGAAAATAAAAAGTGGTCTTTCCTTTTTTAATAGGTTGAAAATAAGTAGTTGCTGCCTTCGGCGGGGACACATGGTCCAATAGTTCATATAACAGCTTCATTCTTCCCGCAAAAGTATGTGTCAGATCCTTTTTGTGAACTTGTTGGCTAAATGATGGAAGAGAAGCATTTGTCATAACAATTCCAGTAAAAGTTAATGAAAGAACGAGGGAATAAGTAATAGCAGCAAGATGCCTTTTCCCTTTTGTTCTTATATATTTAATAATGTGATAAAGAATAAGTCCTAAAAAGCTAACTAACGCCAAAAGAAGGAATCCCTTACCAATTGTCACAGGCAAAAGGAAAATAATCAAAAACCAAACTAAGTTAATGAAGACAACCGTCCCTAGAAGAAAGAGTAAACGCTTCAGAATGATCCACTCCCTAAAACCTTTACTTTAATGTTGTTGTTCTTCTTTAACTATAACAGTTTTTATAGTCGAATTGACAATCTAAGAGTTCCTATAGGCTAAGAAACTGTAAATGATGGGTATCTAGAGTCTATGGGCAATGCACTTTTCATGTTTTTTCGTACGATCACCATTGATTAATTCGATCTTCTGGTTTTATAGATAGTTATCACGAATAACTTTTAAATGATGCAGTTCGTGGCCGGCAATAATATAGGCAATAGCACGCGTCGTCACCGGGCTGTCCCACACGGTTCCCGTACGAACCCACGCGTCATCGTCAATGGTCGATAACAGACTTATGGTAGCTGAACGCATGATCCCTAAATCTTTTAAGAGCTGTGCCAAAGTTAATTGATTGAAGTGAGCAGACGAAACGTACAACTCTTGGTCCATTCCCTGTAAGGACACAAGCTCACCCCTAGCCATAGCAAGCATTCGATAGGCCATTACACGTTCAGTGTCTGATAAATGCCCGATGACTTCTTTCAACGTCCATTTACCGGGAGCATACGCTCTTTCTGCGTCTTCCTCAGTGAGACGGCTTAAGAAGGCATGTGTCTCGCTTCCCTGCCTGTTTAGCCAATCTTCAATATCTCCATCTGGAACAAGACTAACATATCTCTCATAATAGGCTGGATATTCACTAGATAAAGGACGTGAACGCAAACAAATCCCTCCAAGCTTTATATATAATTCACCATTTTCTATTCTTCATTAATCAGGACAGGCAGACTATTTCTTTACACCATTTTTAGCGTTGGGAAGCCCAAGACCCCTGAAGCTTTCTAATTTGAATACCTTGGTCTGTATGATAGGCGTCATGCAGCAGGCTGTCCAAACATTCTAATGTATTGACCTGGCCTCATCAAGTTCTTCTACTTTAATATTAAGAAGCAAACCTTTCAACTGCTGAAAAACTTTTCGGCACATTCAGTCACCTTTATCCAAGCTGCATCATCATTCACAGCTTGATTATAAAGATAAGTCTCTTCACCATCAAGCGGGTTCGCCCATGGCCTTCCTTCCATTTTCGATAGCAATCGTCTTTTTATAATATATGAAATGATTTAGGTTCTCCTAAATCGATTTTGTTGCTTATCTGATGGTTTCCAATTCGCTTCTTCTGCCGCCAATCCATGGACTGCATATCCCGAGCGGCGCATACCAGCTTTCCTTATCGAATGTCGACTCTAGAACATTTACAAATAAGTCAATTTGGTTCAGCTTATCCTCCTTCCTAATTATATATTCAATTATTCCCTAAAAGATAAGCCATTTCCTTCTTTATTAATTGGACTTATTAGAAAAACATAAAAAGCGTATTCAAAAGCAACAACAATAGTAATAGCAATCCGTCCTGTACGTTGCGGGCTCCCATACACCAAATCGTGGCGCGGCGGTACCCCTTTTTGTGTGATGGAGGCTCCAATACACCAAATTAAGGCGCGAGCGGGTCCCATTGTGTGTGATGAAGGCTCCCATACACCAAACCAGGGTGTTGTATATTTAAAGTGGTAACTCAAAAAGCGAGAATTTTATATCAACACAAAAAAGCGATACCGTTTAACGTATCGCTAATCTAATTAATTTCAGAATATTTGAATATCTTTTCTATATGGTTTCGTTTATGTTTTCGATTAAAGGGACGCCCCGCTCAAGCTTTGCCCTTTTTAATAAGTCCCTGACGTATCGAGCGTGATATCTGTAATTTTCTTTTTAAAGGTTGAGTTCTTAATTTTCTCCTGCAGCTTTTCATAATAGAGATTCTCATCAAAGGGGAGATCCACCCACTCATCCGTCCAGGCTGATAAATGCATCGCGTTCGAAATGGTAAGCCCATTAATTCCCTCTTCTCCAGGCGCAATTAACGCTACACCATTCAAGATAGAATTAACAAAGTTCTGTAAAATCCCGATGTGCTGTGAGTTATCTCCCTGTATAGGAATTTCACATTTCCAGCACTCAGGGCTTCCAAAGCCGCCTTTGAAATTTTGATTAAATGTTCTTTCGGACTCACGAAGTCTCCAAAATGTTAATTGGTCATCTTCAATAACAATCTTTCCGCGGTCACCTGTGACTTCTAAACGATTCGTTCCAGGCGCTTCACCTGTCGTCGTCACAAATAGCCCTGTTGCTCCATTCTCATATTCGACATAAGCCGTGACATCATCCTCAACTTCAATATCATGATATTTTCCAAACGACATAAAGGCACGTACTCGTTTCGGCATCCCGCATATCCATTGCCATAAATCAAGTTGATGTGGATCCTGATTAAGGAGAACACCCCCTCCTTCACCTGCCCAAGTGGCTCTCCATCCTCCTGCATCATAATAGCTTTGAGAGCGATACCAGTTTGTTATGATCCAAATGGTTTTTTTGAGTTCACCAAGCTCACCAGAGTCGATGAGATCTTTTAACTTCCGATAAACAGGATTCGTCCGCTGGTTGTACATAATGGCAAATACTTTATCCGTCTTTTCGGCGACGACGTTCATTTCCCTAACCGCTTTCGTATAAACCCCTGCTGGTTTCTCAATCAACGTATGGTAGCCGTTTTCTAATGATTGAATAGCCAAACGCGGATGATCGTAGTGCGGGGTTGCAATCAAGACTGCATCGAAGGCCTTCGATTTAAAGAATGCGTCGACATTATCAAATACCTTTACATGCTCCAAATTTTCCTTCGCCCATTCTAAGCGGTCTGAACGGATATCGCAGACTGCTGTCAACTGCCCGTTTGGCACAGCTCCTTCTATTAGACTTTTTGCATGGCCGGTTCCCATATTTCCAATCCCTATGATGCCTATTCGTACTTTTTCCACAGTATGTCCTCCTAGCGATTTGTGATTTCTCTGATCAGATTTTTAATGGCCTGTACCGCCACCGCAAAATTCTTGGCTTCTCCTTCTGGTAAATGAAAGCCAGGTGAGTTGGGTTCAAGATCGGAGTACCCTTTAAAGTTCCATAGATGCGGTTCAAGCGATAAAAAGCCTTCGAAACCATGACGATATAGATCTTTAAGGATCTCTTTGACATCACCGTCTCCATGACCTGCCGGCACAACCTGATGATCACTGTACCTTGCATCTTTAACATGGATATACTCGATATAATCCTTAAGAAGCTCATAGCCATCGGGATAATTTTTGACATCGCATTGGACAAAATTTGCAAAGTCAAATATAGCTTTTACATGGTCAGAATGTAAGCTTTTAATGAGATCCAAGCATCTTTCCGGGGTATCTCCATAAATCCCTTTTTCATTCTCGTGAAGCAAAATGACACCGCTTCCTTTTTCAGCCTCAACAAATTGACTCCATCTATGTAAGACCTCATCTCTATAGTTAGAAGGATCCTCACCTTCTGGCATAAAGAAACTGAACATCCGGATATAACGGCATTCCATGATCTTTGCTATTTCAAGTGTGTGCTTAAAAAGTGCCAAATGCGGTTCAAAATCATCCGTAATTTTAATTTTACCGATAGGGGATCCGATAGCTGAGAGCTTGAAGCCCCTTTCATCCATCGCTTTCTTAATAGCCTTTACTTCATCTAAATCATAATGAACAAGCGGTTTTCCATTTACCCCTCTCATTTCAATAAATTTTATATCATGCTCATCTAAAATATCCATCTGGGTGGTTAATTCAGTTGCCACCTCATCCGCAAAAGCAGATAACACAAATTGACTCAACACCGCTCTCTCCTTTTAATAACTTATTCTCAATTAAATCTAATAACTCTATCGTAAACCAATACTGAGCAAGAATCATGGGAATTATTGCTTTAAATATTGCAAATATTGCTTTTTGTTATATCATTGAAACAAGGGGACGGTTCTCCCGTTTCAGAAACGGGAGAACCGTCCCCGCGTATCACTCAAGAGGTGAGAATATTGGATAAGCAAATTTGCAGCTATACCGATCAGCATTTTTTCTTAGAGCATTGGGTCACGGATTCACCGGTTAATATTGACACTCACATCCATGATCGTTATGAACTGTTTTACTTTATTTCGGGTGACCTCACCTATTACATTGAAGGACAAGCTTACCATCTAAAACCAAATGATTTAATCCTTACCAATTCACGGGAGTTGCACCGAATCATCTTTCATTCTAAGGCGATCTATGAACGAAGCTTTCTTCAATTTAAGCCCGAATACATTACCGCTTACCAAACGAGTGACTATAACCTGCTAGCCAATTTAGAAAAAAGAGAACGGGGTTATTTTAATCGAATTCCGGCAAAAGAGGTGATTGAGGCAGGCATTAGCCAGTTGTGGAAGCAAATTGAAAAAGCTTCACTTGAAGCGACCCCAGAGCGGGAGATCCTAGTCAAAACTTACTTCATACAGATGCTGATTAAAATCAATAACAGCCTATCTAAATCAAATCATCTCCTTTCCGATCATCCTCACTATGATAAAAAAATGGATGCGATTATCGACCATCTAAATAAAAACCTTTATGAAAAAATTACACTTGATTCGCTTGAACGGCAATTTTTCGTTAACAAATATTATATTTGTCACCTCTTCAAATTAAGCACAGGATTTACGGTCGTCGAATACATCACTTACAAAAGAATTGTAAAGGCAATGGAGCTCCTGACATCCGGTCAGAAAGCACTTGATGTGGCTCACGCTGTCGGGTTCAGCGACTATTCCACCTTCTATAAAGCTTTCAAAAAGATATCAGGTTCTTCGCCCAAACAGTATTTAAATAAATAAAAACGCTTCCATTCTGAATGAAATCTGTTAAAATAGAGGTCAACTAAGCATTGAAAGTTTTTCGAATGAACGGCCTGATTCATAATAAACGGCATTTTTTAATAGAGTCCATCTGACTTTTAACTTCTTGGAGGAAACTTGAATGATTGCGTTTAGCATTATTGGCGGGTCTAGTTTTCGTGCCCAATATTATTTAAGAATTGCACAAGCACTTCCGAAACTTTTTCAAATCTGCGGGATGGTTGTCAGAAATGAAGATAAAGGCCAAGAACTCGAGAAAACCTGGAACGTCTCAACTTATCGAACGCTCGAACAGCTTTTAGAAAAAGAGAATCCCAATTTTATCGTTGTTTCTGTAAGCGGTTCAATGATTCCAAGTTTCCTCCTCCGACTAGGTGAACTTGGGATCCCCGCCCTATCCGAAACCCCTCCTGCTCCTAATCTAGAAGCATTAATTGACCTGCATGAGAAGTTGACTTGCAAGGGAGCTAAAATCCAAGTCGCTGAACAATATCATTTGCACCCTGTCCAGCAAGCTCGACTTTCCTTAATCAAGTCTGGCAGATTGGGAAACGTCACACAGGCGACCGTCTCCATTTCCCATTTTTACCATGGGGTGAGTCTCCTAAGAAGAATGCTCGGGATCGGCTTTGAGGAGGCGACCATTAAAGGAATGCATTTTTCAGCGCCTATCACGAGTGGTCCTGATCGCAGCGGCCCTCCAAAAGAAGAAAAATTAATAAACGCAGAACGCGATCTCGCCTGGTTAGATTTTGGCGATAAACTCGGCATTTATGATTTTACAAAGGATCAGCATCGGTCATGGATTCGTTCTAATCATCTGTCCGTTCGAGGAGATCGTGGAGAGATCTTCGATAACCGCTTAACCTATTTGGCGGATTACACAACACCCATTTACAGTGATCTTAAACGAATCAATAAAGGTGAAGAGGAAAATCAAGAAGGCTATTATCTTGAGGGGATCCTATCCGGAAACCATTGGATATACCGAAATCCTTTTTTTCCAGCACGGTTATATGATGATGAATTGGCGATTGCCGAATGCCTGGTAAAAATGTCTGAATACATGGCTCAAGGAACAAGTTTTTACAGTTTGGCTGAAGCTTCGCAAGACCAGTATTTAGGTCTTATGATAGAAAAAGCGATTCGTACTCAAGAAGCGATCCGGACAAGTCGTCAACCCTGGGCGGAATAAGTAAATAACGTCTCTTCATACTAATAAAAGGAAGAGACGGGATGTCTCTTCCTTTTATTTTTAGACTTGAGTCACTATTTCAGTTTCTTTATGCTTAAACTGAATATCTCCAGGCTGCAGGTTCAACAGTTTTTCAAGCAACATCTTGACTTTATTAGGTGCTTCCGCTTTACTGATTACGTTTTCCAGCAAATGTTTAAATGCTGGAGACTCCATCAATATATAATCAATAAACTCAATGACAGTGTCTTCCTCTTTTCCGTATCGTGCGGCAAAGATGCTTTCATTTCCCGGATCGAAAATCGACAAAGCCTGCAAGTCATCCGTAGCGCGCAAACCGAAATACACTTTTTCTTTACCATAAAATTGCCAGTTTCGAACACGCCCCATTATGACACCAACTAATATTTCAAAATGCGGCCGATTCTCACCATGGTATTGAAATCGTTTAAGTTCAAGATTTTCAGGTAGATCAATAAAAATTTCCTTTTCTAACTCTGTTTGAATGACTTTGGCATCCAATAAATTCATTTGAATGACCTCACCTTTTAGTTAGCGCTTCGTTTCACTTATTTTGATAAGCGCTTTTGCAATTCCGCTTTTTGCGCTTCAAAGCCTGGTTTGCCAAGTAATGCAAACATGTTCTTTTTGTAAGCTTCTACGCCTGGCTGGTCGAATGGGTTTACGCCCATTAATAATCCGCTGACGCCACAGGCTTTTTCGAAGAAGTAAACCATTTCACCAAATGTGAATTCATTTAATTCATCGAGTTCAACATGCAGGTTTGGAACGTTACCATCAACGTGAGCTAAAACAGTTCCAGTAAAGGCGTTTTTATTAACAAAATCCATTGTCTTTCCAGCTAAATAATTCAATCCGTCTAAGTCAGAAGCTTCTTCTTTTATAGTGATATCGTAATTAGGCTTCTTGACCGTTACTGCTGTTTCAATTAAATCACGACGGCCTTCTTGTACATATTGACCCATTGAGTGAAGATCCGTTGTAAAATCAACAGACGCTGGGAATAAGCTTTTTTGGTCTTTTCCTTCGCTCTCACCAAATAACTGCTTCCACCACTCAGAAACATAATGCAAATGTGGCTCATAGTTGACAAGAAGCTCGATGGACTTGCCTTTACGATAAAGGGCATTACGAACCGCAGCATATTGGTAGCTTTGGTTAGTGGCAAGATCTGGATTGTTGTATTTCTTAGCGGCAGCGGCTGCCCCTTCCATCATCTTGTCAATATCAAGACCTGCAACAGCAATTGGTAATAGACCCACTGCTGTTAATACAGAATAGCGTCCACCTACATCGTCAGGTATAACAAAAGTCTCGTAGCCTTCTTCGTCAGCCAATGTTTTTAAAGCACCTTTTGCACGGTCAGTCGTGGCAAAAATACGGTTTTTAGCTTCTTCTTTACCATACTTTTTCTCCATGTATTCTCTAAAGATTCGGAAGGCAATGGCAGGCTCGGTAGTCGTTCCGGATTTGGAGATGACATTAACTGAGATATCTTTGTCTTTAATAACCTCTAATAGATGAGTCATATAAGTCGCACTGATATTTTGCCCAGCAAAATAAATCTCAGTTTCACCATCCATTTGGTTATGGAAGCTATGAGAAAGGGCTTCGATAGCCGCTCTTGCTCCAAGATAAGAACCGCCAATTCCAATAACGATCAACGCTTTGGAATGACTGCGGATGCGTTCAGCCGCTTTTTTGATTCTTGAAAATTCTTCTTTATCATAATCAGTTGGTAAATCAACCCAACCTAAGAAATCAGAACCTGGGCTTTTCTTTTCATGAAGCATGGTGTGTGCCACTTTAACGAATTCACTTAAGTTATCTACTTCACTTTGATTCATAAAAGATAACGCATTTGAATAATCAAAACTAATTGTCATGTTCATACTCCTTTTTTTATCAAAGATGTACAAGGTGCTAGAGCTTTAGAAGCTCTAACACCCCATATTTAAATTAGAATTTCCAATCAGCAGCAAATTTTTCAATACCTTGTTCAGTTAATGGATGCTTGGAGAGCTGTTCAATAACTTTAAAAGGAATTGTTGCAATATGAGCCCCTGCCAAAGCAGCACGAGTTACGTGGTCTGGATGACGAACAGATGCTGCGATGATTTGAGTATCGATATTTTGAATGATGAACATTTCAGAGATTTTGCTAACAAGTTCGATTCCGTCTTCATTGATGTCATCTAAACGACCCAAGAATGGGGAAACGTAGGTAGCACCTGCACGTGCAGCTAAGAGCGCTTGGTTGACTGAGAAAATAAGGGTAACGTTGGTTTTAACACCTTTTTTTGTCAGATAACGGCAAGCTTCAAGTCCGGCTAATGTCATTGGAAGCTTGATGGTAATGCGTGAATCGCCGCCATTTATTTTAATAAGCTCGTCAGCTTCAGCAATCATTTGTTCAGCTGTTACAGCATTTGGAGTTACCTCAGCAGATACGGATTCAACATCTTCCACTGCTTTTAAAATTTCTTCAATACGTGTTTCGAATTTGACGCCTTCTTTGGCAACGAGTGATGGGTTAGTAGTTACCCCAGACAAAACACCAATTTTATAGGCTTTTTTTATGTCATCTAAGTTAGCTGTATCAATAAAAAATTTCATTTATATTCCCTCCAGTTCTAACTTTTGAATTAACCATGAATTATACTAATTCTTTTGCTTTTTCAACCGCATGGCCGCCAAACTCATTTCTTAATGCGGCAACGACTTTTCCTGTAAAGGTATCATTTTCTAAAGAACGATATCTCATTAATAATGACATTGCAATAACAGGTGTTGCGGCTTGAAGATCAAGCGCTTCTTCAACTGTCCATTTGCCTTCACCAGAAGAGTGCATGATCCCTCTAAGCTCATCCAATTTTGGATCTTTAGAGAAAGCATTCTCAGTTAATTCCATTAACCAAGAACGGATAACGGAACCGTTATTCCATACTCTTGCTACTTTTTCATAGTCGTAATCAAATTGACTTTTCTCGAGGACTTCAAAGCCTTCGCCAATAGCTGCCATCATCCCGTACTCGATTCCGTTATGAACCATTTTTAGGTAGTGTCCGCTTCCGGCTTTACCTGCATAAAGATAGCCGTTTTCAACAGCCGTATCGCGGAACATTGGCTCAACAATTTCCCATGATTCAGGATCTCCACCGATCATATAGCATGCTCCATAGCGAGCACCTTCCATACCGCCAGAAGTACCACAATCCATAAAGCTAATTCCGTCTTTCTTCAAGTCATCATAGCGACGTAAGGATTCTTTATAGTGGGAGTTCCCTGCATCAATGACGATATCCCCTTCTTCTAAGAATGGGCGAACTTCACTAATGACCACGTCCACAACAGAATGCGGAACCATTACCCATAAAACTCTTGGTTTTTCTAACGATTGAGCAAGTTCTTTAAGACTTGATACACCTTTGGCACCCATTTTCGTAATTTCTTCAACTGCGCCAGGATTTACGTCAAAAGCAACAACTTCATGCTGATGCTCCATTAGATTTTGCCCTAAATTTAAACCCATTTTTCCTAAACCGATTAATCCTAGTTTCATGATTTCTTCCTCCAGTAGTTCGAAATTTTTTTATAAACTTTTAGCAATGGAAACAACATTTTCAGGAGTAAAACCAAATTTCTCAAGCACTTTGGATCCATTTCCTGAAGCGCCGAAAGTTTCAATCGATAAGATCTTGCCTTCTGAGCCAACATATTTCTCCCAACCTAATGAAACCCCCATCTCAATGGCAAGACGTTTCTTAATCGATGTTGGTAGAACAGACTCTTTGTAAGCTTCAGATTGCTTGTTGAACAACTCCCAGCTTGGCATTGCCACAACGCGGACCGATTTGTTTTCCTTTTCTAACTCAGCTTTTGCCTTCACAGCTAAGGAGACCTCAGAACCGGTTGCCATAAGAATGATCTCTGGGTTGGCATTCGTTTCAGTAAGCACATAAGCCCCTTTTGAGACATTATCCAAATTAGCTTTCGTCTCATCATAGACCGGTAAATTTTGACGGCTTAAAACTAAGACAACCGGACCTTCTTTTTGCTCAAGCGCATAAGCCCATGCACTTGCCGTTTCATTGGCATCTGTAGGTCTAATAACAGTCAGCCCAGGGATGGCACGAAGAGCGGCTAGATGCTCGACAGGTTCATGTGTCGGTCCATCCTCACCAACGGCAATAGAATCATGAGTGAAGACATAAGTC
This region includes:
- a CDS encoding DinB family protein produces the protein MRSRPLSSEYPAYYERYVSLVPDGDIEDWLNRQGSETHAFLSRLTEEDAERAYAPGKWTLKEVIGHLSDTERVMAYRMLAMARGELVSLQGMDQELYVSSAHFNQLTLAQLLKDLGIMRSATISLLSTIDDDAWVRTGTVWDSPVTTRAIAYIIAGHELHHLKVIRDNYL
- a CDS encoding Gfo/Idh/MocA family oxidoreductase — encoded protein: MEKVRIGIIGIGNMGTGHAKSLIEGAVPNGQLTAVCDIRSDRLEWAKENLEHVKVFDNVDAFFKSKAFDAVLIATPHYDHPRLAIQSLENGYHTLIEKPAGVYTKAVREMNVVAEKTDKVFAIMYNQRTNPVYRKLKDLIDSGELGELKKTIWIITNWYRSQSYYDAGGWRATWAGEGGGVLLNQDPHQLDLWQWICGMPKRVRAFMSFGKYHDIEVEDDVTAYVEYENGATGLFVTTTGEAPGTNRLEVTGDRGKIVIEDDQLTFWRLRESERTFNQNFKGGFGSPECWKCEIPIQGDNSQHIGILQNFVNSILNGVALIAPGEEGINGLTISNAMHLSAWTDEWVDLPFDENLYYEKLQEKIKNSTFKKKITDITLDTSGTY
- a CDS encoding sugar phosphate isomerase/epimerase family protein, with the protein product MSQFVLSAFADEVATELTTQMDILDEHDIKFIEMRGVNGKPLVHYDLDEVKAIKKAMDERGFKLSAIGSPIGKIKITDDFEPHLALFKHTLEIAKIMECRYIRMFSFFMPEGEDPSNYRDEVLHRWSQFVEAEKGSGVILLHENEKGIYGDTPERCLDLIKSLHSDHVKAIFDFANFVQCDVKNYPDGYELLKDYIEYIHVKDARYSDHQVVPAGHGDGDVKEILKDLYRHGFEGFLSLEPHLWNFKGYSDLEPNSPGFHLPEGEAKNFAVAVQAIKNLIREITNR
- a CDS encoding AraC family transcriptional regulator is translated as MDKQICSYTDQHFFLEHWVTDSPVNIDTHIHDRYELFYFISGDLTYYIEGQAYHLKPNDLILTNSRELHRIIFHSKAIYERSFLQFKPEYITAYQTSDYNLLANLEKRERGYFNRIPAKEVIEAGISQLWKQIEKASLEATPEREILVKTYFIQMLIKINNSLSKSNHLLSDHPHYDKKMDAIIDHLNKNLYEKITLDSLERQFFVNKYYICHLFKLSTGFTVVEYITYKRIVKAMELLTSGQKALDVAHAVGFSDYSTFYKAFKKISGSSPKQYLNK
- a CDS encoding Gfo/Idh/MocA family oxidoreductase, giving the protein MIAFSIIGGSSFRAQYYLRIAQALPKLFQICGMVVRNEDKGQELEKTWNVSTYRTLEQLLEKENPNFIVVSVSGSMIPSFLLRLGELGIPALSETPPAPNLEALIDLHEKLTCKGAKIQVAEQYHLHPVQQARLSLIKSGRLGNVTQATVSISHFYHGVSLLRRMLGIGFEEATIKGMHFSAPITSGPDRSGPPKEEKLINAERDLAWLDFGDKLGIYDFTKDQHRSWIRSNHLSVRGDRGEIFDNRLTYLADYTTPIYSDLKRINKGEEENQEGYYLEGILSGNHWIYRNPFFPARLYDDELAIAECLVKMSEYMAQGTSFYSLAEASQDQYLGLMIEKAIRTQEAIRTSRQPWAE
- a CDS encoding glucose-6-phosphate isomerase; translation: MTISFDYSNALSFMNQSEVDNLSEFVKVAHTMLHEKKSPGSDFLGWVDLPTDYDKEEFSRIKKAAERIRSHSKALIVIGIGGSYLGARAAIEALSHSFHNQMDGETEIYFAGQNISATYMTHLLEVIKDKDISVNVISKSGTTTEPAIAFRIFREYMEKKYGKEEAKNRIFATTDRAKGALKTLADEEGYETFVIPDDVGGRYSVLTAVGLLPIAVAGLDIDKMMEGAAAAAKKYNNPDLATNQSYQYAAVRNALYRKGKSIELLVNYEPHLHYVSEWWKQLFGESEGKDQKSLFPASVDFTTDLHSMGQYVQEGRRDLIETAVTVKKPNYDITIKEEASDLDGLNYLAGKTMDFVNKNAFTGTVLAHVDGNVPNLHVELDELNEFTFGEMVYFFEKACGVSGLLMGVNPFDQPGVEAYKKNMFALLGKPGFEAQKAELQKRLSK
- the fsa gene encoding fructose-6-phosphate aldolase; amino-acid sequence: MKFFIDTANLDDIKKAYKIGVLSGVTTNPSLVAKEGVKFETRIEEILKAVEDVESVSAEVTPNAVTAEQMIAEADELIKINGGDSRITIKLPMTLAGLEACRYLTKKGVKTNVTLIFSVNQALLAARAGATYVSPFLGRLDDINEDGIELVSKISEMFIIQNIDTQIIAASVRHPDHVTRAALAGAHIATIPFKVIEQLSKHPLTEQGIEKFAADWKF
- the gnd gene encoding phosphogluconate dehydrogenase (NAD(+)-dependent, decarboxylating) is translated as MKLGLIGLGKMGLNLGQNLMEHQHEVVAFDVNPGAVEEITKMGAKGVSSLKELAQSLEKPRVLWVMVPHSVVDVVISEVRPFLEEGDIVIDAGNSHYKESLRRYDDLKKDGISFMDCGTSGGMEGARYGACYMIGGDPESWEIVEPMFRDTAVENGYLYAGKAGSGHYLKMVHNGIEYGMMAAIGEGFEVLEKSQFDYDYEKVARVWNNGSVIRSWLMELTENAFSKDPKLDELRGIMHSSGEGKWTVEEALDLQAATPVIAMSLLMRYRSLENDTFTGKVVAALRNEFGGHAVEKAKELV